The window AATACTCTTCGCTGAATGTCGGCCGGGCCGGGCGCACTTGCAGGTCGGCGTTGCGTTTGAAGATGCGTTTCTGCTGACGGTTGGGTGCAAATTGCGCCACAGGGATGCGCGCCGGGACGCACGCATTGCAATTCTGGCAATGAGGCCGGTAGAGATGATCGCCGCTGCGACGAAAACCCATCTCAGACAGGTCTGCGTAGACATGCACATCCATGGGCTGACTAGGGTCGAGGAACAGCGTCGTGGCCTGCTCCTCGGGCAGATAACTGCAAGAGTGGGGCTGAGTGGCATAAAACTTCAAACGCGCCAACTCGGTCATGATCAACCCTCGGGAATAAGCTTTGGATTAAGTGTAAGCCACGCGCGCAAAAGTCGCTCAGCAAACCCAGGTGGCGCGGCTGGGTTGATCCAGATGCTGCGCGAGGAAGTTGGCGAAATCGCGTCTAGGAATCGCTCGGGCGCCGAGACTGTGCAGATGGTCGGTCGGCATCTGGCAGTCGATTAGCACAAAACCTGAATCTTTCAGATGTCGCACCAGAGTGGCAAAGCCATATTTCGAGGCATTATCAGCGCGGCTGAACATCGATTCGCCGAAGAACAGCTGACCCATCGCCAGGCCATAGAGCCCGCCGACCAGCACGCCATCATCCCAAACCTCCACGGAATGCGCGTAGCCACGCTTGTGCAGTTCGAGGTAAGCCGTCTGCATCGCGTCAGTGATCCAGGTGCCGTCGGCATACTCCCGGGGTGCGGCGCAGGCGCTGATCACCGAGGCAAAATCCTGATCAAAGGTCACTTGATAGCGTTGCTGGCGCAGCAATTTATTCAGGCTGCGCGAGACATGCAGTTCGTCGGGAAAAAGAACGGTGCGCGGATCGGGCGACCACCAAAGGATCGGCTGGCCTTCCGAGAACCATGGAAAGCAGCCGTGGCGATAAGCCTGAATCAGGCGATCGGCGGACAGATCGCCACCCGCGGCCAACAATCCGTTGGGGTCGCGCATGGCTTTTTCCAGCGGAGGGAAGCTCAGGGTGTTGCGTTGTAACCAAGTCAGCATGGCATCCGGGCTTGCAGAAGGGGAGGGCGGTGGCGGGCTGGAGGGCCCGCCGTAAAGTGTGCCGTCAAACGGTGGGGATGTCGTCGAGGTATTTCTCGGCGTCCAGCGCGGCCATGCAGCCAGCCCCGGCGGAGGTCACGGCCTGGCGGTAAACGTGGTCGGCCACGTCGCCGGCGGCGAACACCCCCGGGATCTCGGTGGCCGTGGCATCGCCTTCGCTGCCACCCCTGACCAGCAGATAACCGTCACGCATTTTCAGCTGGCCCTCGAACAGGTCGGTATTGGGCTTGTGACCGATGGCGATGAACACACCAGCCACCGCCAATTCACTGGTTTCGCCAGTATGACTGTCGCGCAGACGGGCGCCGGTCACGCCGCTGGCATCACCCAATACTTCATCGAGATTCTGATTCCAGTGCAGGCGGATATTGCCGTTGGCGGCTTTTTCGAAGAGCTTGTCCTGGAGAATCTTCTCCGAGCGCAACTTGTCGCGCCGGTGAATCAAGTGGACTTCCTTGGCGATGTTCGACAGGTACAGCGCCTCTTCAACCGCTGTGTTGCCACCGCCGACAACCGCGACCACATGATTGCGATAAAAGAACCCGTCGCAGGTGGCGCAGGCTGAAACCCCACGGCCGGCAAAGGTTTCTTCCGATGGCAGCCCCAGGTACTGCGCTGAAGCGCCGGTCGCGATAATCAGGGCGTCGCAGGTGTAAGTGTCGCCATCACCGATCAGCTCGAACGGCCGTTGCTGCAACTTGGCGGTGTGGATGTGGTCGTAAACGATCTCGGTGGCAAAGCGCTCGGCGTGTTTTTGCATGCGTTCCATCAGCACCGGACCGGTGAGGCCTTCGACGTCGCCAGGCCAGTTGTCGACTTCAACGGTGGTGGTCAGCTGGCCACCTGCCTGTATGCCGGTGATGACAACGGGTTTGAGGTTGGCGCGGGCGGCATAAACGGCTGCGCTGTATCCGGCAGGGCCGGAACCCAGAATGATCAGGCGGGAATGCTTCGGTTCGCTCATAAAAACACCTCATAAGCCTTTGTCACAAAAGAGAATGCATGCTCAAATTGAACCGCGCGTAACGTGCTGCTGGCTATGCTACACCGAAGGGCTTCAAGCATGGCATCGGGCGAACAAACCCGTACAATGCCGTCTGTAACAGTGGTTGTAACAAAATAAGCTGTGCGTGCCGTGTTTATAAAAACCGGGGTGCAGTGTTAAAAGTAGTCCCAGTTGTGCGTGTTAACTTTTTTACCTGCCTGGATTGGGCAGTTTTTATAGTCATTCAACAGATGGACGCGCCACAGGCGCAGGAAAAGAAGCGTTTTGAAGAAATCCACCGCAGCACCTAAACCAGCCGTCGTTCCACTTTGGCGCCAGCATTTGCACTACCGGCTCAAGGAAGGTGCATTGATCGCCATCGGCGGCTTGTGCCTGTTCCTGATGATGGCCTTGTTGACCTATGGCAAGGACGATCCAGGCTGGAGCCATAACAGCAAGATCGACGACGTGCAGAACTTCGGCGGACCGGTCGGCTCCTACAGCGCCGACATCCTGTTCATGGTGCTGGGTTACTTCGCCTACATCTTCCCGCTGTTGCTGGCGATCAAGGCCTATCAGATCTTCCGTCAGCGCCACGAACAGTGGCAGTGGAGCGGCTGGCTGTTCTCCTGGCGCCTGATCGGCCTGGTGTTTCTGGTGCTGTCGGGCGCCGCTTTGGCGCATATCCATTTCCATGCGGCCACCGGTCTGCCGGCCGGTGCTGGCGGCGCGTTGGGCGAAAGCCTTGGCGACCTGGCCAGGAACGCGCTGAACATCCAGGGCAGCACGCTGTTGTTCATCGCACTGTTCCTGTTCGGCCTGACCGTATTCACCGACCTGTCGTGGTTCAAGGTGATGGACGTCACCGGCAAGATCACCCTCGACCTGTTCGAACTGTTCCAGGGCGCGGCCAATCGCTGGTGGGCCGCCCGTGTCGAGCGCAAACAGCTGGTTGCGCAGTTGCGTGAAGTCGACGATCGCGTGCATGACGTGGTCGCCCCGACGGTGACCGACAAACGCGAGCAAGCCAAGGTCAAGGAACGCCTGATCGAACGTGAGCAGGCCCTGAGCAAGCACATGTCGGACCGCGAAAAGCAGGTGCCGCCTGTCATCGCACCTGCGCCGCCCAAGCCGGCAGCGCCGAGCAAGCGCGTAGAGAAAGAGAAGCAGGCGCCGTTGTTCGTTGACAGCGCCGTCGAAGGCACCTTGCCGCCGATCTCGATTCTCGACCCGGCCGAAAAGAAACAACTCAATTATTCGCCAGAGTCGCTGGCCGCCGTCGGCCACTTGCTGGAAATCAAGCTCAAGGAATTCGGCGTCGAAGTCTCGGTGGATTCGATCCATCCGGGCCCGGTCATTACCCGTTACGAAATCCAGCCGGCCGCCGGCGTCAAAGTCAGCCGCATCTCCAACCTGGCGAAAGACTTGGCGCGATCCCTGGCCGTGACCAGCGTTCGTGTGGTGGAAGTGATTCCGGGCAAGACCACCGTCGGTATCGAGATTCCCAACGAGGACCGCCAGATCGTGCGTTTCTCCGAAGTGCTGTCGACGCCTGAGTACGACAACTTCAAGTCGCCGGTCACCCTGGCCCTGGGCCACGACATCGGCGGCAAGCCGGTCATCACCGACCTGGCGAAAATGCCGCACTTGCTGGTGGCCGGTACGACCGGTTCCGGTAAGTCGGTGGGTGTGAATGCGATGATCCTGTCGATCCTGTTCAAGTCCGGCCCGGAAGACGCCAAGCTGATCATGATCGACCCGAAAATGCTCGAGCTGTCGATCTACGAAGGCATTCCGCACCTGCTGTGCCCGGTCGTGACCGACATGAAGGACGCGGCCAACGCGCTGCGTTGGAGCGTGGCGGAGATGGAGCGTCGCTACAAACTGATGGCGAAGATGGGCGTACGAAACCTGTCGGGCTTCAACGCCAAGGTCAAGGAAGCCCAGGACGCCGGCACGCCGCTGACCGACCCTTTGTACAAACGCGAAAGCATCCACGACGAAGCGCCGCTGCTGACCAAGCTGCCGACCATCGTCGTGGTGGTCGACGAATTCGCCGACATGATGATGATCGTCGGCAAGAAGGTTGAAGAACTGATCGCCCGTATCGCCCAGAAGGCCCGTGCGGCCGGTATCCACTTGATCCTCGCGACCCAGCGTCCGTCGGTGGACGTGATCACCGGTCTGATCAAGGCCAACATCCCGACGCGTATGGCGTTCCAGGTGTCGAGCAAGATCGACTCCCGGACCATCATCGACCAGGGCGGCGCCGAGCAACTGCTGGGCCACGGTGACATGCTCTACATGCCGCCGGGCACCAGCCTGCCGATTCGTGTCCATGGTGCGTTCGTGTCCGATGACGAGGTTCACCGGGTGGTTGAAGCCTGGAAACTGCGTGGCGCGCCGGAGTACAACGACGAAATCCTGGCCGGTGTTGAAGAGGCCGGTAGCGGTTTCGACGGCGGCAGTGGCGGTGGCGACGAAGACAGCGAATCCGATGCGCTTTATGACGAAGCGGTGCAGTTCGTCCTGGAAAGCCGTCGTGCGTCCATCTCTGCGGTTCAGCGCAAGCTGAAAATCGGCTACAACCGCGCTGCGCGCATGATCGAAGCCATGGAAATGGCCGGGGTCGTGACGTCCATGAATACCAACGGTTCGCGTGAAGTCCTGGCGCCTGGCCCGGTACGCGACTGATTTGATTTTGAAAGGATGGCGCAGAGATGCGCCACCCGAACTCCCACGAATGTTATGAGGACTCCCATGCGTCTTATCCGCATGCTGTTGCTGCCGGTACTGGCTTTGACCACGCTCTCGGCCCACGCCGATGACAAGGACGTGGCGCGTCTGACCCAACTGCTCGAAAAATCCCAGACCCTGACTGCGCGTTTCTCTCAGCTGACGCTGGACGGCAGCGGCACCCAGTTGCAGGAAACCGCGGGTGAAATGTCCTTGCAGCGTCCTGGCTTGTTCTACTGGCACACCAACGCGCCAGCCGAACAGACGATGGTTTCCGACGGCAAGAAGGTAACGTTGTGGGATCCGGACCTGGAGCAGGCCACCATCAAGAACCTCGACCAGCGTCTGACCCAGACGCCGGCACTGTTGTTGTCCGGTGACGTGTCCAAGATCAGCCAGAGCTTCGACATCAGCGCCAAGGAAGCCGGCGGCGTGATCGATTTCACCTTGAAGCCGAAAACCAAGGACACCCTGTTCGACAGCTTGCGTCTGTCGTTCCGCAACGGCCTGGTCAATGACATGCAGATGATCGACAGCGTCGGTCAGCGCACCAACATCCTGTTCACCGGCGTGAAGGCCAACGAGCCGATCCCGGCCTCCAAGTTCAAGTTCGACATCCCTAAAGGCGCGGACGTCATCCAAGAGTAAAACGCAAAACCTGTGGGAGCGGGCTTGTGTGGCGAGGGAGCTTGCTCCCGCTGGGGCGCGAAGCGCCCCCCAAAATGGGACTGCTGCGCAGTCCAGCGGGAGCAAGCTCCCTCGCCACAGGATTTCGCCAGACTTGAGAACTGCGTAATAAAGCGAGGTTTCAACCGCACGTGATGGACCTGTTTCGCAGCGCCCCGATAGCTCAACCATTGGCAGCACGCCTGCGCGCAGCCAATCTGGACGAGTACGTCGGTCAGGAACACCTGCTCGCTCGCGGCAAGCCTTTGCGCGAAGCGCTGGAGCAGGGTGCCTTGCACTCGATGATCTTCTGGGGGCCGCCGGGCGTGGGCAAGACCACCTTGGCGCGGTTGCTTGCGGAAGTCTCGGATGCGCACTTCGAAACGGTCTCGGCGGTGCTGGCCGGCGTTAAGGAAATCCGTCAGGCGGTGGAGATCGCCAAGCAGCAGGCCGGCCAGTACGGCAAGCGAACCATCCTGTTCGTCGATGAGGTGCATCGCTTCAACAAGTCGCAGCAGGATGCATTCCTGCCGTACGTCGAAGACGGCACACTGATTTTCATCGGCGCGACCACGGAAAATCCCTCGTTCGAACTCAACAACGCGTTGCTCTCCCGGGCACGCGTCTACGTGCTCAAAAGCCTCGACGAATCGGCCCTGCGCAAACTGGTGAGTCGGGCGTTGACCGAAGAGCGTGGCTTGGGCAAGCGGCAACTGACCCTCAGCGATGAAGGCTTCCAGATGCTGTTGTCCGCCGCCGATGGTGATGGTCGGCGCCTGCTCAACCTGTTGGAAAACGCTTCCGACCTGGCCGAAGACAACAGCGAGATCGGTGTCGATCTGCTGCAAAGTCTGCTCGGGGATACCCGTCGGCGTTTCGACAAGGGCGGCGAAGCGTTCTACGACCAGATTTCCGCGCTGCATAAATCGGTGCGCGGCTCCAATCCCGACGGTGCGCTGTACTGGTTCGCGCGCATGATCGACGGCGGTTGCGATCCGCTGTACCTGGCCCGGCGCGTGGTGCGCATGGCCAGCGAAGATATCGGCAATGCCGACCCGCGTGCCCTGAGCCTGTGCCTGGCGGCGTGGGAAGTGCAGGAACGCCTCGGCAGCCCCGAAGGTGAATTGGCGGTGGCCCAGGCCATAACCTATCTGGCTTGCGCGCCGAAAAGCAACGCGGTGTACATGGGCTTCAAGGCCGCCATGCGCAGCGCCACCGAACACGGTTCGCTTGAAGTGCCGCTGCACCTGCGCAACGCGCCGACCAAACTGATGAAGCAATTGGGTTACGGCGATGAATACCGTTATGCCCACGATGAGCCGGATGCTTATGCCGCCGGCGAAGACTATTTCCCGGAAGAACTCGAGCCGCAACCGTTCTATCAGCCCGTGCCCCGTGGCCTGGAGCTGAAAATCGGCGAAAAGCTCAATCACCTCGCACAACTTGACCGTCTAAGCCCCCGGCAGCGGAGAAAATAAGTGATTCCTTTAGTCATTGCGGTCTCCGTCGGCGGTGTCGCCGGAACATTGTTGCGCTTTGCCACCGGTAATTGGGTCAACGCTAATTGGCCGCGGCACTTCTATACCGCAACGCTGGCCGTTAATATCGTCGGCTGTTTGCTGATCGGCGTTCTATACGGTCTGTTTTTGTTACGCCCGGAGGTGCCGATCGAGGTGCGCGCCGGGTTGATGGTCGGCTTCCTCGGGGGGCTGACGACTTTTTCATCCTTTTCACTGGATACGGTGCGCCTGCTCGAAACCGGGCAAATGCCGCTGGCCCTGGGCTATGCTGCCATCAGCGTATTCGGCGGGCTGCTCGCCACCTGGGCTGGCCTGTCCTTGACCAAACTTTGATAACGAGAGACCGATATGCTCGATTCCAAACTGTTACGTAGCAACCTTCAGGACGTAGCGGACCGCCTGGCATCCCGTGGCTACACGCTGGATGTTGCGCGCATCGAAGCGCTGGAAGAACAGCGCAAGACCGTCCAGACCCGCACCGAAGCACTGCAGGCTGAACGTAATGCGCGCTCAAAATCCATCGGTCAGGCCAAGCAGCGCGGCGAAGACATCGCGCCGCTGATGGCCGACGTCGAGCGCATGGCGAACGAATTGAGCGCCGGTAAAGTCGAGCTGGACGCGATCCAGACCGATCTGGATTCGATCCTGCTCGGTATCCCGAACCTGCCGCACGAATCCGTGCCGATCGGTGATGACGAAGACGGCAACGTCGAAGTGCGCCGCTGGGGCACCCCGACCGCTTTCGATTTTCCGGTTCAGGATCACGTGGCCCTGGGCGAGAAGTTCGGCTGGCTGGACTTCGAAACCGCCGCCAAGCTGTCTGGCGCCCGTTTCGCCTTGTTGCGCGGCCCGATCGCCCGTATGCACCGCGCCCTGGCGCAGTTCATGATCAACCTGCACACCAGCGAACACGGTTACGAAGAGGCTTACACGCCGTATCTGGTCCAGGCGCCAGCACTGCAAGGCACTGGTCAGCTGCCGAAGTTCGAAGAAGACCTGTTCAAGATCAGCCGTGAAGGCGAAGCGGATCTGTACCTGATCCCGACCGCTGAAGTGTCGCTGACCAACATCGTCGCCGGCGAGATCGTCGATTCTAAACTGTTGCCGATCAAGTTCGTTGCTCACACGCCGTGCTTCCGCAGTGAAGCCGGTGCGTCGGGCCGTGACACCCGCGGCATGATCCGCCAGCACCAGTTCGACAAGGTTGAGATGGTGCAGATCGTTGAGCCGTCGACGTCGATGGAAGCACTGGAAGGCCTGACCGCCAACGCTGAAAAAGTCCTGCAACTGCTGGAACTGCCTTATCGCACGATTGCCCTGTGCACCGGCGACATGGGCTTCAGCGCGGTCAAGACTTACGATCTGGAAGTGTGGATCCCGAGCCAGGACAAGTACCGCGAGATCTCGTCGTGCTCCAACTGCGGCGACTTCCAGGCCCGTCGTATGCAAGCGCGTTTCCGCAATCCGGAAACCGGCAAGCCTGAACTGGTTCACACCCTCAACGGTTCGGGCCTGGCAGTCGGTCGTACGCTGGTGGCAGTGCTGGAAAATTACCAGCAGGCCGACGGTTCGATCCGTGTGCCAGAAGTGCTGAAGCCGTACATGGGTGGCCTTGAGGTCATCGGCTAAATGGACTATCTGCCGCTGTTTCATAACCTTCGCGGCAGTCGTGTGTTGGTCGTCGGCGGCGGGGAGATTGCCTTGCGCAAATCCCGCCTGCTGGCCGAAGCCGGTGCGCTGCTGCGGGTGGTTGCACCTGAAATCGAACCGCAACTGCGCGAGCTGGTTGTCGGCAGCGGTGGCGAGTGTCTGGTGCGTGGCTACGTCGAAGCGGACCTGGATGGTTGCGGGCTGATCATTGCCGCCACCGATGACGAACCGCTGAACGCGCAAGTCTCCGCCGATGCCCATCGGCGTTGCGTGCCGGTCAACGTGGTGGATGCGCCGGCCTTGTGCAGCGTGATCTTCCCGGCGATCGTCGACCGTTCCCCCTTGATTATCGCGGTGTCTAGCGGCGGCGATGCTCCGGTGCTGGCGCGGCTGATCCGCGCCAAGCTGGAAACCTGGATTCCTTCCACCTACGGTCAACTGGCCGGTCTGGCGGCGCGTTTTCGCAGCCAGGTCAAACGCCTGTTCCCGGATGTGCAGCAGCGTCGGGCATTCTGGGAAGATGTGTTCCAGGGGCCGATTGCCGACCGCCAACTGGCCGGGCAAGGCACCGAAGCCGAGCGCTTGATGCTCGCCAAGATCAATGGCGAAGCGCCGGTCGCCACGGGTGAAGTGTATTTGGTCGGCGCAGGTCCAGGTGATCCGGACTTGCTGACCTTCCGTGCCTTGCGCCTGATGCAGCAAGCCGATGTGGTGCTCTACGACCGCCTGGTCGCCCCGGCGATTCTCGATTTGTGCCGTCGCGATGCCGAGCGGGTCTATGTTGGCAAGCGTCGCGCCGATCACGCCGTGCCTCAGGACCAGATCAATCAGCAATTGGTGGATCTGGCCAAGCAGGGCAAGCGGGTCGTGCGATTGAAGGGCGGTGATCCGTTCATCTTCGGTCGCGGCGGTGAAGAGATCGAAGAGCTGGCGGCCCATGGCATCCCGTTCCAGGTGGTGCCGGGTATCACGGCCGCCAGCGGTTGCGCGGCGTACGCCGGGATTCCGCTGACTCACCGTGATTACGCGCAGTCGGTGCGATTTGTCACCGGGCATTTGAAGGACGGCTCCACCGATTTGCCGTGGGCCGACCTGGTCGCGCCGGCGCAAACCCTGGTGTTTTACATGGGGTTGGTGGGCTTGCCGATCATCTGCGAGCAGTTGATCAAGCACGGTCGCGGGGCGGACACCCCGGCGGCGTTGATCCAGCAGGGCACCACGGTCAATCAGCGGGTGTTTACCGGCACGCTGGCTGATCTTCCTCGACTGGTGGCGGAGCATGAAGTGCATGCGCCCACGCTGGTGATTGTTGGGGAAGTGGTGCAACTGCGCGAGAAACTGGCGTGGTTTGAAGGGGCTCAGGCGCAAGTCTGAACACTGAGTCGCCCCAATCGCTAGCAGGCTAGCTCCCACAGGGGATTTGTGAACGACACAAATCCAGTGTGGGAGCTAGCCTGCTAGCGATTGGGGTCCTCAAAAACGGTACAAACCTCAGGCCCTGCGCCATACCCCTTTCCCACTCAACCGCGCTCGATCATGAGCCGCGGTGAAATCCTGCGCCGGCCCCTTCGGCACAACCCCGGTCGGGTTGATGGTCTTGTGGCTGCCGTAGTAGTGATTTTTGATGTGCTGGAAATCCACCGTCTCGGCAATCCCCGGCCACTGATACATCTCCCGCAGCCAGTTCGACAGATTCGGATAATCGGCGATCCGCCGCAGGTTGCACTTGAAGTGGCCGTGGTACACCGCATCAAAGCGAATCAGCGTGGTGAACAGCCGAATATCAGCTTCGGTCAGGTATTCACCGGCCAGGTAACGATTGGCATCCAACAGCTGCTCCAGTCGATCCAGTTCGGCAAACACATCATCGAACGCTTCTTCATACGCCTGCTGTGAGGTGGCAAACCCGGCGCGGTAAACGCCGTTGTTCACGGCCGGGTAAATCCGCTCGTTCAACGCATCGATCTCACCGCGCAGGGGCGCCGGATAGAAATCCAGGTCATTGCCGGTCAGGTCGTCAAAGGCGCCATTGAACATGCGGATGATCTCCGCCGATTCATTGTTGACGATGCGATTCTGCTGTTTGTCCCAGAGCACCGGCACGGTGACACGACCAGTGTAATCGGCGGTATCGGCGGTGTAGCGCTGGTGCATGAAATCGAAATGATCGAGCTTGTCGCCGGTCGATCCGAGGTTCTGGTCGAAGGTCCAGCCGTTTTCCAGCATCAGCCAGCTGACCACCGAGACGTCGATGAGGCTTTCGAGGCCTTTGAGTTTGCGCAAAATCAGCGTGCGATGCGCCCACGGACAGGCGAGGGACACGTAGAGATGATAACGACCGGCCTCGGCTGCAAAACCACCGACACCTGTGGGGCCGGGCTTGCCGTCGACGGTCAGCCAGTTGCGACGTTGCGCCTGTTCACGCTGGAACGCGCCGTCCTTGCTGCTTTCATACCACTGGTCCTGCCAGCGACCTTCAACTAACAAACCCATGTTCAAGACTCCTCAACCGATAAGCGTTGGAGAGGAGTCTATTCGCATAGGTTCGATAAAATAGCGCAAAGGTTCGGGGGTTATGATCGGTTAAATCGATCTGTCCCGAGCGTCCCAATACTGCTGGGCGGTTTTGAAGGCCTGTTCGCGTGTCTGACCGAGGCCGCGCAGCGCGAGGGCCATGGTCGAGATCAAGGCCATTTGCGGGTAGCTGTCGACCACATCACCACGCCAGACGGCTTTCAAATGCTCGGGATCGAGCGCGGCGGGTTTGACGTGGCGCTGGCTCGACAACTGCGGCCATTCCTCGTCCCAGCTTTCGCCGCCGGTGGTGCCGTACAAGTGGCTGTCGGCGTCCGGGTTGATCTCGATTTCGCCACCGTCGCCCTTGACCACAATCGCCGTGTCGCCGAGCAAGCCGCTGGCATCGCGATGCACCGCCTGGTAACCGGGGTGGAAAATGCTTTGCAGGCCGCAACGAGCGCCCAACGGATTGAGGATCCGGGTGAGGGAATGGATCGGCGAGCGCAGGCCCAAAGTGTTGCGCAGGTCGATCATGCGCTGAAGTTGCGGCGCCCAGTCCACCAGCGGCATGAACGCCAGGCCACCGTTATCGAGTGCCGTGCCGACCTGCTGCCAGTCGCGGCACAACGGAATGTTCAACCCGTCCAGCAATTGCTCGCTGTACAGCCGACCGGCCGTGTGCGCGCCAGCGCCATGCATGAAGATGCGCACACCGTTCTGCGCCAGGCATTTGGCCGCCAGCAAGTACCACGGCAGGTGACGCTTCTTGCCGGCATACGTCGGCCAGTCCAGGTCTACCGCCAGGGCTGGCGGGTTCAACCGTTCACGCAGGGCTTCGGTGAAGCCGGCCATTTCCTCGGCGCTTTCTTCCTTGTGCCGCAACAGCATCAAGAACGCACCGAGCTGGGTGTCCTCGACCTTGTCGTCGAGCACCATGCCCATGGCTTCCCGCGCTTCAGCCCGGGTCAGGTCGCGGGCGCCACGCTTGCCCTTGCCGAGGATGCGCACGAACTGGGCAAACGGGTGTTCGGCGGGCGTTTCGAGAGTCAGCGCTGGAAAGTCGGTCATAAGCAATTCGTCGGTTTGGGCAGGCCCGCCAGTTTCGCGGCGAGTTTGGCAGGGGTGCCTTTGAACAGTTTATTCAGGTGCAGGCTGTTGCCTTTTTCCGGGCCGAGCTTCAACGCGGTGTACTTGATCAGCGGGCGGGTGGCCGGGGACAGCTGGAATTCGGCGTAGAAACTGCGCAGCAATTCGAGGATTTCCCAGTGGTCTGGACTCAGCTCGATGTCTTCGGCGGCGGCGAGGGCGGTGGCCACCTCGTTCGACCAGTCGCTCAGTTCGACCAGGAAACCGTCCTTGTCCAATTCGATGGCGCGAGCGCCGACGGTCATTGAATTCATAACCAGCTGTTGACCTTGTCGTAGTGAATCGACAGCTCGACGAA is drawn from Pseudomonas sp. 31-12 and contains these coding sequences:
- the cysG gene encoding siroheme synthase CysG; this encodes MDYLPLFHNLRGSRVLVVGGGEIALRKSRLLAEAGALLRVVAPEIEPQLRELVVGSGGECLVRGYVEADLDGCGLIIAATDDEPLNAQVSADAHRRCVPVNVVDAPALCSVIFPAIVDRSPLIIAVSSGGDAPVLARLIRAKLETWIPSTYGQLAGLAARFRSQVKRLFPDVQQRRAFWEDVFQGPIADRQLAGQGTEAERLMLAKINGEAPVATGEVYLVGAGPGDPDLLTFRALRLMQQADVVLYDRLVAPAILDLCRRDAERVYVGKRRADHAVPQDQINQQLVDLAKQGKRVVRLKGGDPFIFGRGGEEIEELAAHGIPFQVVPGITAASGCAAYAGIPLTHRDYAQSVRFVTGHLKDGSTDLPWADLVAPAQTLVFYMGLVGLPIICEQLIKHGRGADTPAALIQQGTTVNQRVFTGTLADLPRLVAEHEVHAPTLVIVGEVVQLREKLAWFEGAQAQV
- a CDS encoding glutathione S-transferase family protein produces the protein MGLLVEGRWQDQWYESSKDGAFQREQAQRRNWLTVDGKPGPTGVGGFAAEAGRYHLYVSLACPWAHRTLILRKLKGLESLIDVSVVSWLMLENGWTFDQNLGSTGDKLDHFDFMHQRYTADTADYTGRVTVPVLWDKQQNRIVNNESAEIIRMFNGAFDDLTGNDLDFYPAPLRGEIDALNERIYPAVNNGVYRAGFATSQQAYEEAFDDVFAELDRLEQLLDANRYLAGEYLTEADIRLFTTLIRFDAVYHGHFKCNLRRIADYPNLSNWLREMYQWPGIAETVDFQHIKNHYYGSHKTINPTGVVPKGPAQDFTAAHDRARLSGKGVWRRA
- a CDS encoding glycosyl transferase family protein, whose amino-acid sequence is MTDFPALTLETPAEHPFAQFVRILGKGKRGARDLTRAEAREAMGMVLDDKVEDTQLGAFLMLLRHKEESAEEMAGFTEALRERLNPPALAVDLDWPTYAGKKRHLPWYLLAAKCLAQNGVRIFMHGAGAHTAGRLYSEQLLDGLNIPLCRDWQQVGTALDNGGLAFMPLVDWAPQLQRMIDLRNTLGLRSPIHSLTRILNPLGARCGLQSIFHPGYQAVHRDASGLLGDTAIVVKGDGGEIEINPDADSHLYGTTGGESWDEEWPQLSSQRHVKPAALDPEHLKAVWRGDVVDSYPQMALISTMALALRGLGQTREQAFKTAQQYWDARDRSI
- a CDS encoding TusE/DsrC/DsvC family sulfur relay protein, with translation MNSMTVGARAIELDKDGFLVELSDWSNEVATALAAAEDIELSPDHWEILELLRSFYAEFQLSPATRPLIKYTALKLGPEKGNSLHLNKLFKGTPAKLAAKLAGLPKPTNCL